ACCATCATGCGTCCACGCGTGGCAATTGCGGTCTCTGCCAGTGATTGCACCAGCATATTGACAAAGTGCGCATCACCCACACTGCCCTTCACACTTGGGAAATCACGCGGAATCACCAGAAGTGCCTGATCACGATAGTTGAAAGGTGATGGCAACATCGACGTTAATAGCCGATTGTTTTCGGCGGCTTCCTGCAAGCCAAGCTGTTCAATCATGAACTGGAATGACTTATCCACGGAGAGCGTAGCGGATGTAAGAACAACACTTTTCTTTTTGTCAAAAAACAAATCCTTAAGTTGTGCACTCACATCTACAGGTACGGCATACAGCTGGAGAGATTTGCTGCGGAACTGTCCGCTGGCTTCCATCCAGTACACCGTTTTGGCGTCATCCATACGCATGAAGAAACGTAAATTTTCCTTCAATGTGGTCAGATCTTTCAGTAATCCTGTAATATCCGTGATCAGACTATCCGATTGATAATCATCCTGATCTTCTTTCACCTCAAGCAGCAATTTGTCCCCTTTGCGAACCAAATCGCCCAGAGTCACATAGATCTGGTTCTCCAGATCCTGCAACTCCTGCCATTTTGCAGGTTTCTGAGATGCTTTCAGACGCAGTGAAAATTGCCCCGTCTCTCCCGGTGAAGCATCACTTCGTTCAGGCAACAGACCAAACAAAGCATCGCTCATACGATCCCACAGCTCCTTAACTTCAAGAGCGAGCGGGAACATCTGATCCACCATGGAGCCCCATTGCACCGAATTTTCATGCCCGGATAACTGCGAACGAAGCATAGGCAGCTGTCCATTACGACTGTCTTTAAACAGGCGGGTCAGTGTATGAACCAACGTGAAATATTTCATATGCATTCCAAGATGTTTACCAGCGACATCCTCCAGATGATGGGCCTCATCGATCACAAGACTCTCATAGGCTGGCAGCAGCTGATGCGCAGCTTTCACATCCGTAAACAATTTGGAGTGATTGGTGATTACGATATCAGACAACCCAGCCTCATGTTTGGCACGATGGTAGAAACATTTGCGGAACCATGGACATGATCTTCCCAGACAAGACTCAGATTCGCTCTGTACCGTCTCCCAGAAGTCCCCTCCGCGTCCGCTAAGGTTAAGTTCCTCATCATCTCCGGTTTCGGTCTGCGTAAGCCAGACAATCATCTGAGCAGCTGTGAAATAATCCTCTTTGGGTGTGGCGAATTCACGTTTATTGATTTTGTGTTCAAATTTGCGCAGGCACAGGTAATGTCCACGTCCTTTGAAAACAGCAGCCTTAAACGGGAACGGAACCACTTGGGTCAGCATCGGAATGTCCCGCTCTCTCAATTGCTCCTGCAGATTGATCGTATGCGTGCTGACCATAACTTTCTGTTCTTGCTTTACACTTTCGTAAATAGCAGGCAACAGATACCCTAGAGATTTACCGGTACCCGTTCCAGCTTCGATCAAGAGATGTTTCTCTTCATCCAGGGCTTGCCTTACACTGCTGAACATCTGAGTCTGCGCTTCACGCTCTTCGTAATGATCCAGTGTATCCTTCAGGTTCTCCCGAACCTGGTCCATAAACTGTTCGAAGCTTACACCATCGAGGGGGTTAGCCTCCCGCTCATCGCGTGGTGCACCAATATCGGTCCAATCACTTACATTAAGAGCAAGCTGACGATAATAGGTATGTCCGTCCAGATCCTGAATCGGCTCTGCTTCCTTCTCACTGCGCATTCCGTCCAAGAACCAGCCCAAGTCACTGTCTTCTGGTGCAAACAGGTCACTGAGGCGCTGAATCGTTATGAGCGGTAATTCCTTTAACTCATCCAGACACTTGAGCAGCACATAGGCTGTCGCCAGTGCATCACTGTCTGCCTGGTGAGGGCGATCATGTTGAAATCCAAATTCGGAAGACACATAACCGAGTTGATAAGAACCCAGTGATGGGAATGTAATCTTCAGAAAATCAATCGTGTCCAGAATGCGGCCAGTGAACGGCAAATAACCGCAACGGTCGAGAGCATTCTGCAAAAAGTGAAAATCAAAAGCGACGTTGTGTCCAACAAGCACCACATCATTAAGCAGCGGAACCATCTCCATCATCATCTCTTCGAGTGAAGGAGCGTCCGCTACATCTTCATCGGTAATACCCGTCAACCCCGAAATAAACGGGGGAATCGGTACACCAGGGTTCACATAAGAACTATATATTTGAGTTATGCTGTAGTCATGATCTATGATGGCAAGTCCGGCCTGTATAATCTCACCGTCGGACTGCGTGCCGGTTGTTTCGAAATCCAATACGGCAAATTTCATTGCAATGTACGGTCCCTTCCATTCCAGTCTATGTTACAGCATAGCAAAAAAAAGGGGATTTGAAAATTAACTGACAAAAAAGCGGTGTCCCCGCCGCTATGCCAAAGGAGGGAACACCGTTTTTTGTCGCCGAATTCCCGCTTAATGAAGGGTCGTCAGCTGATTAGCATATTGCAATTTTCCCCTGTTCAACCTGCAAGCTTCCATGTTGTACAGTGGTTCGGTCAATGTCGGGTCATACTGAAGGGCCTGTGCAAAGAGTGAACATGCAGCTTCGGGATTCGCAAGCTTGGCTTGAATACAGCCCAGGGCGTTACACACAAGCCCTTTTAAGCGAGGTGAACCCTGAAGGTACATGATTTGCTGCAAATGTGTCCCGGCTTCCGCCATTTGTTCCAGATTCAGATACGCGAGCGCCAGATAAAAACGAGTTAATGCACTCTCCGGATGGTCGGTCACAACCCGGGAGAACTGCATGATCGCCTGCGGATACATCTGTAATTTGAAATAACCCTGACCTCGACTGAAACATTCCAGATGGAGTTCAGGCAGCGCAGTAACAGCTTCCTGTTCCGGTTCAAGGGAAGCAGGCTTATCCATCTCCCGCTCCCTCACCTGGCTCATCTTTTCTTCAAACATCAGCCATTCATCCAGCATTCCGTCACTCATCCGCTTAAGCAAGTTCCACTTTTGCAGCAATTCCTGTTTGTTCAGGCCTTCAGCGGAAGGATAGCTCTTGATAATTTCATCTAACATGTCGTTCATTTCTGCGAAAACATGCTGGAACATCGATGCATCCCCACCCTTGAAAAAATGGATTAGTGCAGTGACCTGTACTCATTTTTTGCTTCAAGGGCCGATTTCATTCTCCTTACCAGTCGATTACATAATTGTTGCGTGGACTTCCTGTTTCATCGTTTGTACAGGTTTATTCTGTCCATCTACAAATACAACGGTTGGTTTGTGAGTATTTGCCTCTTCTTGCGACATCATGGCGTAAGAAATGATAATGACGTTATCTCCAGGCTGCACCAGACGTGCAGCTGCGCCGTTAAGACATATGACCCCGCTTCCGCGCGGTCCTGGAATCACATAAGTTTCCAGACGTGCACCATTGTTGTTGTTCACAATTTGCACTTTTTCGTTTTCCATCAAGTCGGATGTTTCCATCAAATCTTCATCTATGGTAATGCTACCCACATAGTTCAAATTGGCTTCCGTTACCGTAGCCCGGTGAATTTTGGATTTCATCAGTGTTCTAAACATGGGACAGTACCTCCGATTTTTGCAACCTTATATTGTCAATCAATCTTGTTTTTCCGAATTTCACCGCAAGTGCAATGAGCAGATCGTCACGGCCTTGAACTTCTTCCTGATCTGTGAGCGGCTCTAGACTTGGAAAAGCCTGAATCTCGGCGTAGTCGATAACGGCAAGCGGTGAGGTTGCAATCTGCTCGTGCAGAATACGACGGATGTCTGCGGCTGTAGTAGCTACACCTGTATCTGCGGCTTCCTGAGCTGCACGTAGTGCCTTCGATAGAACCAAGGCCTGTGTGCGCTGTTCTGGGTTAAGGTAGACGTTACGTGAACTGAGGGCAAGCCCATCCTCTTCGCGAACAATCGGACAGGGTACAATTTCTACAGGCATATTCAAATCATTCACCATCTGTTGAATGACCGCAACCTGCTGAGCGTCTTTCATTCCAAAAAATGCACGCTGTGGCTGTACGATGTTAAACAGTTTGGAGACTACGGTCGTTACCCCGTCAAAATGCCCCGGACGGGAAGCGCCACATAAGCGCTCCGTCAGTTTTGAGACAGATACCGTCGTTTGCGTTGCCTGTGGATACATCTCTTCAACAGAGGGAATAAATACGATATCCACTCCTTGTGAGCGTGCTGTTTCCACATCTCTGGCTTCATCCCGCGGATAGCTGTCAAAATCTTCATTAGGGCCAAATTGAATCGGATTAACAAATATGCTTAATACCACGATATCGCTCTGTTGTCTGGCTGCCTGCATCAAGCTTGCATGACCTTGATGAAGATAACCCATTGTTGGTACAAGACCTACAACAGACGCACTGGACCGAATCGCTTGACGCTTCAAGCTTAGTTCCTGTCTTAACTCTGCGATTGTCCGTAATACTTTCATGAGTTACTCCCCACCTTTTCCTTGCGTTGTCCGCCGTACAGTTGATCCAGAACACCATCCGCCACATTGAATACATGCTCTTCGGCCGGGAATGAACGATCTTTCACTTCTTTCACGTAAGCTTCGATGCTGGTTCTGATTAATGTACCCACATCTCCATAGGTTTTGACAAATCGTTTGGGCGTATACGGAGAGGCATATTGAACCACATCGTGGAATACCAGTACCTGACCATCACAGCCTCGTCCTGCTCCAATTCCGATGGTAGGGATGGACAGTTCCTCCGAGATCGCCCGTGCAACTTCTTCCGTAACCAGTTCAAGCACAATGCCAAACGCACCTGCAGCTTCCAAGGCTTTGGCTTCGTCCATCAGACGTTTCGCATCCGCTGCATCCTTGCCCTGAATGCGGTAACCACCAATCTGATTAACCGATTGAGGTGTCAGTCCGATATGTCCAAGAACAGGCACGCCTGCTTGCACGACTGCTCTGACGGTGTCCGCTATCTCGACTCCGCCTTCCATTTTAACCGCATGGGCATGCCCCTCTTGCATCAGTCGACGGACACCTTTAAGCGTCTCATCCACGCTGCCATGATAGGTCATAAAAGGCATATCAGCCACAATAAATGTCTTCTCAGCACCGCGCACTACGGAACGTGTGTGGTATACCATGTCGTCGATGGTCACCGGAAGCGTCGAATTATAACCCAGTACTACATTGCCGAGTGAATCACCAACCAGGATTAGATCGATACCTGCTTCCTCTGCGAGGAGCGCTGTTGGATAATCGTAAGCCGTGATCATGGTAAGCGGCACGCCATCCTGCTTATATTTTTTCATTTTCACAATATTCAACGCTTGTCTGTTCGCCATTTTTTTCATGGCTCCTTTCTTCTTTTCAAATAAACGCAACAAAAAAACCTTTTAGTTTTCCACTAAAAAGTCCCGAAAAGTCAAAAAAGAGTCACTTGCGATCGTCCCTTCTGTCTCGGTCCTCTTCGGCTCAGAGCAGAATCCAACAACTCACTTAAACGTATTTCATTCTTGCACTGCGGTCTGCTTGTATAAAACACATCAAAGCAGAACAAAGGTTACTGTTACGGGAGTGCAATTCGGTCTGCATTAGCCGATATCGCCTCACGAACACAGTATACCAAAGTTCTGCTCAAACTTCACGTCTTATGTTCATTTTACCAGTGAAAATTCGACAAATTGTTTATGATTTCCAGGAAATCTCACCAGAGATGATTAGTGTAAGTTCTCCATCATGCTTCTCCACGATAAGTGCTCCAGAAGGGTCAAGACCGATTGCCTTCCCTTCAATGACACCATGAGGGTTAGTCACTGTAATCTCTCGATTCATCGATACGGACAGGGCCTCCCATAGGGCTGAGATCACGCCGAATCCTTCTTTTTGATACAAAAAATACAACTGTTCAAGCTCCGTCAAAATGGCAGCCGTTAGTTTGGTACGATCAACGGATTGACCCGTCTCCATCTTGAGCGAAGTAGCGATTGTGGTCAGATCTTCCGGATAATCCTCGGGATCAAAGTTCACGTCAACGCCTATACCTGCGATACAGTATCTGACTTCATGATCTTCCACTGTAGATTCAAGCAATATGCCACATACCTTGCGTCCGTCAATCAACACATCATTTGGCCATTTGATGCCTGCATCAGCTCCTGAACAAGCTCGAACGGCACGACATACAGCCACTCCTGTTAATAAAGTTAGCTGCGGCGTATGCTGAAGTGGTAGATCAGGGCGTAACAGGACACTCATCCAGATTCCTTTACCAGGAGGAGAGAACCACTGTCGACCGAAACGTCCTCTTCCTCCTGTTTGCTCTTCCGCAATGACCACAGCACCTTCTGCCTGCCCTTGCTCAGCTAGCTTGAGAACATCCCCTTGCGTAGACAGGGTCGAGGTTAACAAAACAGCCTTACGGCCAAATACGGTTGTATCCAGAGCCAATTGGAGGCCAGTAGCGTCAATGCTATCCGGCTTCGTTACCAGACGGTATCCTTTGCGGGATACAGCTTCAAACTCATAACCCATGTCTCGCAACTTGTTCACATGTTTCCACACAGCGGTCCGACTGATGGACAGATTACGGCTGATCTCTTCACCCGATACGAATCGTCCTTCTGCATTTAATAACATATGTAACAGATCTTCATGTTTGGTCATCTTGAACCACCCGCTTCACTTCTGCACTTAGTGCTTCATGCTGATTCGCTATCGTTCCAATCGCTGTTTCTCGTAACAAATGTTTCATCAGTTGACCCAGCCAAGGCCCGCCTTTGCGCTGCACCATTTGTAACACTTGTTCCCCTGTGATATCCAGCTCTTTCAAGTCATGCACAGGAATCGATTGACTCCATTCGGCTGCAAGCTCTTGAACCAAAACAACCTGCATTTCTGCCAGTTCGGACTGATTCCGCCATCCTGCTGGCAGTGTAGACTGTATTCGAAGCCAATCATCCGCAGCCTGAACGCCACAAGCCAGAACCGTAACGATCCAATCGGAACGGAGACTGACCGTATCCTTCGGCTCCTGCACGGAATTATGAATCAACTGTTCCACCTGAAGGACACCTGTTATACGAGAACGATGTTCATTGGAGAATGTCCACTGACGTAATAATACATCTGCTTCATCCTTGCTATAACCGCCAGCAATCAGGATGAGTGACCAACGAAGCAACACATGCTGACCTGACAATTGTTCCAAATTGGATAACAACATCTTGTTAAATCGGGTCGAGCTTACCGGCGCTTTGATATGCGCAAGGGAATCACTTCTGTATAACAGCTCCAACCCTCTTAAAGGATGCGGTCCAGACATCATTTTTACCATCTCGGTACGTACCCGTTCCATTGCTATATGTTGAAGCAGGTCTTTCTTCCTTGCAAGACCCTTCCACGTGTTATGGGCAATTTTGAAATCAAATACGGAAGCAAACCGGACACAGCGGAGCATCCGCAGTGCATCTTCACCAAATCGTTCCATCGCAGAACCCACACATCTGACTCGCTCTTCCTTGATATCTGCCTGTCCACCGAATGGGTCAACGATTGTCCCAGTGACGTCCATAGCAAGAGCGTTCATCGTGAAGTCGCGCCGCTGTAAGTCTTCCTTGATATCCTGAACAAATTGAACCGCAGCAGGTCTGCGGTTATCCTGATATTCGGATTCTGTTCGAAACGTGGTCACTTCAAAGTAATAACCGCCTGAACGAACGGTCACCGTACCGTGTTGCAAACCTGTAGGAATACAATCGTCAAACAGTTCCATGACTTGCTCAGGAGAAGCAGATGTCGTGATATCCATATCGTCCACAACACGTTCCAGCAATTCGTCACGAACGCAACCACCTACCCAATATGCCTTGTAGCCATGTTTGTTTAATGTTGTGAGTACATTCTCACTTTGCATTGCCATTT
This Paenibacillus xylanexedens DNA region includes the following protein-coding sequences:
- the panC gene encoding pantoate--beta-alanine ligase, yielding MKVLRTIAELRQELSLKRQAIRSSASVVGLVPTMGYLHQGHASLMQAARQQSDIVVLSIFVNPIQFGPNEDFDSYPRDEARDVETARSQGVDIVFIPSVEEMYPQATQTTVSVSKLTERLCGASRPGHFDGVTTVVSKLFNIVQPQRAFFGMKDAQQVAVIQQMVNDLNMPVEIVPCPIVREEDGLALSSRNVYLNPEQRTQALVLSKALRAAQEAADTGVATTAADIRRILHEQIATSPLAVIDYAEIQAFPSLEPLTDQEEVQGRDDLLIALAVKFGKTRLIDNIRLQKSEVLSHV
- a CDS encoding tetratricopeptide repeat protein; this translates as MFQHVFAEMNDMLDEIIKSYPSAEGLNKQELLQKWNLLKRMSDGMLDEWLMFEEKMSQVREREMDKPASLEPEQEAVTALPELHLECFSRGQGYFKLQMYPQAIMQFSRVVTDHPESALTRFYLALAYLNLEQMAEAGTHLQQIMYLQGSPRLKGLVCNALGCIQAKLANPEAACSLFAQALQYDPTLTEPLYNMEACRLNRGKLQYANQLTTLH
- the panD gene encoding aspartate 1-decarboxylase — translated: MFRTLMKSKIHRATVTEANLNYVGSITIDEDLMETSDLMENEKVQIVNNNNGARLETYVIPGPRGSGVICLNGAAARLVQPGDNVIIISYAMMSQEEANTHKPTVVFVDGQNKPVQTMKQEVHATIM
- the dinG gene encoding ATP-dependent DNA helicase DinG codes for the protein MKFAVLDFETTGTQSDGEIIQAGLAIIDHDYSITQIYSSYVNPGVPIPPFISGLTGITDEDVADAPSLEEMMMEMVPLLNDVVLVGHNVAFDFHFLQNALDRCGYLPFTGRILDTIDFLKITFPSLGSYQLGYVSSEFGFQHDRPHQADSDALATAYVLLKCLDELKELPLITIQRLSDLFAPEDSDLGWFLDGMRSEKEAEPIQDLDGHTYYRQLALNVSDWTDIGAPRDEREANPLDGVSFEQFMDQVRENLKDTLDHYEEREAQTQMFSSVRQALDEEKHLLIEAGTGTGKSLGYLLPAIYESVKQEQKVMVSTHTINLQEQLRERDIPMLTQVVPFPFKAAVFKGRGHYLCLRKFEHKINKREFATPKEDYFTAAQMIVWLTQTETGDDEELNLSGRGGDFWETVQSESESCLGRSCPWFRKCFYHRAKHEAGLSDIVITNHSKLFTDVKAAHQLLPAYESLVIDEAHHLEDVAGKHLGMHMKYFTLVHTLTRLFKDSRNGQLPMLRSQLSGHENSVQWGSMVDQMFPLALEVKELWDRMSDALFGLLPERSDASPGETGQFSLRLKASQKPAKWQELQDLENQIYVTLGDLVRKGDKLLLEVKEDQDDYQSDSLITDITGLLKDLTTLKENLRFFMRMDDAKTVYWMEASGQFRSKSLQLYAVPVDVSAQLKDLFFDKKKSVVLTSATLSVDKSFQFMIEQLGLQEAAENNRLLTSMLPSPFNYRDQALLVIPRDFPSVKGSVGDAHFVNMLVQSLAETAIATRGRMMVLFTSYKMLRQVYDPLKEALSGNDISLLGQGVDSGSRSKLTRRFQDAKATVLLGTSSFWEGVDIPGEALTCLAIVRLPFQPPNHPLVEAKSELLQEQKKNPFMKLSVPQAVIRFKQGFGRLVRTAKDRGIVIVYDTRVIEAYYGKFFLYSLPGPKMEHMLTEQMVPRITEWLEKPANEQE
- a CDS encoding CCA tRNA nucleotidyltransferase → MVQWTQVDREMAMQSENVLTTLNKHGYKAYWVGGCVRDELLERVVDDMDITTSASPEQVMELFDDCIPTGLQHGTVTVRSGGYYFEVTTFRTESEYQDNRRPAAVQFVQDIKEDLQRRDFTMNALAMDVTGTIVDPFGGQADIKEERVRCVGSAMERFGEDALRMLRCVRFASVFDFKIAHNTWKGLARKKDLLQHIAMERVRTEMVKMMSGPHPLRGLELLYRSDSLAHIKAPVSSTRFNKMLLSNLEQLSGQHVLLRWSLILIAGGYSKDEADVLLRQWTFSNEHRSRITGVLQVEQLIHNSVQEPKDTVSLRSDWIVTVLACGVQAADDWLRIQSTLPAGWRNQSELAEMQVVLVQELAAEWSQSIPVHDLKELDITGEQVLQMVQRKGGPWLGQLMKHLLRETAIGTIANQHEALSAEVKRVVQDDQT
- the panB gene encoding 3-methyl-2-oxobutanoate hydroxymethyltransferase, which translates into the protein MANRQALNIVKMKKYKQDGVPLTMITAYDYPTALLAEEAGIDLILVGDSLGNVVLGYNSTLPVTIDDMVYHTRSVVRGAEKTFIVADMPFMTYHGSVDETLKGVRRLMQEGHAHAVKMEGGVEIADTVRAVVQAGVPVLGHIGLTPQSVNQIGGYRIQGKDAADAKRLMDEAKALEAAGAFGIVLELVTEEVARAISEELSIPTIGIGAGRGCDGQVLVFHDVVQYASPYTPKRFVKTYGDVGTLIRTSIEAYVKEVKDRSFPAEEHVFNVADGVLDQLYGGQRKEKVGSNS
- a CDS encoding biotin--[acetyl-CoA-carboxylase] ligase; translated protein: MTKHEDLLHMLLNAEGRFVSGEEISRNLSISRTAVWKHVNKLRDMGYEFEAVSRKGYRLVTKPDSIDATGLQLALDTTVFGRKAVLLTSTLSTQGDVLKLAEQGQAEGAVVIAEEQTGGRGRFGRQWFSPPGKGIWMSVLLRPDLPLQHTPQLTLLTGVAVCRAVRACSGADAGIKWPNDVLIDGRKVCGILLESTVEDHEVRYCIAGIGVDVNFDPEDYPEDLTTIATSLKMETGQSVDRTKLTAAILTELEQLYFLYQKEGFGVISALWEALSVSMNREITVTNPHGVIEGKAIGLDPSGALIVEKHDGELTLIISGEISWKS